A single genomic interval of Zobellia nedashkovskayae harbors:
- a CDS encoding beta-glucosidase family protein, whose translation MKRLIPFLVVFTLIGACSEPNVQEYKTNTIFQPFQPPIAYNDAKKQAVEILNQMTIDEKISLIGGHNVFFTKGFEKFNVPAMYLSDATQGVNIRRHLDDQLEKSVAFPSPIALASTWNTELASNYAKSIGEECRAGEIAVLLGPGMNIYRVSQNGRNFEYFGEDPYLAARMIENYVVGMQGTGTMATLKHFVANNTDYKRRTSNSVVDKRTLHEIYLPAFEAGVDAGVMGVMTSYNLVNGEYAGQSKEVITGILREDLGFKWLVMSDWWSVYDAEKVIKSGLDLDMPGEPRAEYPDYMKKDEFFLRSSAKSLLEEGKVKEEDIDRMVTNILTTEIAMGLLERPIKDASYFDNFDQHIEVALQTGRESIVLLKNDNILPIVKTGEISILLTGEYSDKIPHGGGAAEVVGYDHVTMLTALKEIYGEKVTYIENPTDEDIKTASHVIYSTGTFDSEGWDKSFDLSENINNEIKRITALNKNTVVSVSSGSGMNMSAWNDDIAGLIYSWYPGQIGFKGFTEIVAGITNPSAKLPITIEKKFEDSPGYGYIPKGKELYTGWDEDHRIIDPIIDVKYDEGVFVGYRWYENKGIEPLYAFGFGLSYTEYEYSNLLLENESIRAGEKINLKIDIENTGAVDGKEIVQIYVRDVESSVKRPLKELKDFHKVSLAAGEKQTVYFTLKDRDFAFWDAETEDWKIEPGQFEILVGAASNNILASAILEITN comes from the coding sequence ATGAAAAGATTAATTCCATTCCTTGTAGTATTTACTCTTATTGGTGCCTGTAGCGAACCTAATGTCCAAGAATATAAAACAAATACCATATTTCAACCTTTTCAACCTCCTATTGCTTATAACGATGCAAAAAAACAAGCAGTAGAAATTCTTAATCAGATGACTATTGATGAGAAGATTTCTTTGATAGGTGGTCACAATGTATTTTTTACAAAAGGGTTTGAAAAATTTAATGTACCTGCAATGTATCTCTCAGATGCTACTCAGGGAGTAAACATTAGACGTCATCTTGATGATCAGCTTGAAAAATCGGTTGCTTTTCCAAGTCCAATAGCCTTAGCAAGTACATGGAATACCGAGTTGGCAAGTAATTATGCAAAATCTATTGGTGAAGAGTGTAGAGCTGGTGAAATTGCAGTGTTATTAGGACCCGGAATGAACATCTACCGTGTATCACAAAATGGCAGAAACTTTGAGTACTTTGGAGAAGATCCATACCTAGCCGCTCGAATGATAGAGAATTATGTGGTTGGAATGCAAGGAACGGGCACTATGGCTACTTTAAAACACTTTGTGGCCAATAATACGGACTACAAAAGAAGAACATCAAATTCAGTAGTAGATAAAAGGACATTACACGAAATTTATTTACCAGCGTTCGAAGCTGGTGTGGATGCAGGCGTTATGGGTGTTATGACTTCTTATAATTTAGTAAATGGAGAGTATGCCGGACAAAGCAAGGAAGTAATCACGGGGATTTTACGCGAAGATTTAGGATTTAAATGGCTGGTTATGAGTGATTGGTGGTCTGTATATGATGCCGAAAAAGTAATAAAATCGGGACTTGATCTTGATATGCCAGGAGAACCAAGAGCTGAATACCCTGATTATATGAAGAAAGATGAATTCTTTTTACGTTCTTCAGCAAAATCGCTTCTTGAAGAAGGGAAAGTAAAAGAAGAAGATATTGACAGGATGGTTACCAACATTCTTACCACAGAAATTGCAATGGGACTACTGGAGCGACCAATAAAAGATGCTTCTTATTTTGACAACTTCGACCAACATATAGAAGTCGCCTTGCAGACCGGAAGAGAAAGTATTGTACTGCTTAAGAATGACAATATATTACCTATTGTTAAGACAGGTGAAATCTCGATTTTACTCACTGGCGAATATTCAGATAAAATACCCCATGGAGGTGGCGCTGCAGAGGTTGTTGGGTATGACCATGTCACAATGCTAACAGCGCTTAAAGAGATTTATGGTGAAAAAGTGACCTATATTGAAAATCCAACTGACGAAGACATTAAAACTGCCAGTCATGTGATTTATAGTACTGGAACATTTGATTCTGAAGGATGGGACAAATCATTTGATTTGTCAGAAAATATTAATAATGAAATTAAGCGTATTACTGCATTAAATAAGAACACTGTCGTATCGGTTAGCTCAGGTAGTGGTATGAATATGAGTGCATGGAATGATGATATTGCTGGATTAATTTATAGCTGGTATCCAGGGCAAATTGGATTTAAAGGTTTTACTGAAATAGTAGCTGGTATTACTAATCCATCTGCTAAATTACCTATTACCATTGAGAAAAAATTTGAAGATTCACCAGGATATGGTTATATACCAAAAGGCAAAGAACTGTATACAGGTTGGGATGAAGACCACAGAATTATAGACCCAATAATCGATGTGAAGTATGACGAAGGTGTATTTGTTGGTTATCGTTGGTATGAAAATAAGGGTATTGAGCCGCTTTATGCTTTTGGCTTTGGCTTATCGTACACGGAATATGAATATAGTAACTTACTATTAGAAAACGAGTCCATAAGAGCGGGCGAAAAAATCAACTTAAAAATAGATATTGAAAACACAGGTGCTGTTGATGGTAAAGAAATTGTTCAGATATATGTACGTGATGTTGAGTCATCGGTTAAACGACCTTTAAAAGAGCTAAAAGATTTTCATAAGGTTTCATTAGCTGCTGGAGAAAAACAGACCGTTTATTTTACATTAAAAGATAGAGATTTTGCGTTTTGGGACGCAGAAACTGAAGATTGGAAAATAGAACCAGGTCAGTTTGAAATACTAGTAGGTGCAGCTTCAAATAATATTTTAGCAAGTGCTATACTTGAAATAACAAATTAA
- a CDS encoding succinate dehydrogenase cytochrome b subunit, with amino-acid sequence MWYVKNALTRKNLMALTGLFLSFFLIIHLLGNLQLLLPAAEAKLQYNWYSHLLAGNMVIKVISIVLYACILLHTIDAIYMSLKSKKANGPGYAKDKRGRASKWYARNMMFLGSIVFLFLVIHFKDFWYHYKFGELPLDENGNKDLYTLVIAAFDQLWYVILYVVAIIALGYHLLHGVFSAHRTLGLYHPLYSKIVKFLGMAYAVIMTVGYVIIPVFIYLNR; translated from the coding sequence ATGTGGTACGTAAAAAATGCATTGACGCGAAAGAATTTAATGGCATTAACAGGTCTGTTCCTTTCCTTTTTTCTTATCATTCATTTATTGGGTAATCTTCAACTTTTATTGCCAGCAGCAGAAGCCAAACTACAGTATAACTGGTATAGTCATTTGTTGGCTGGTAATATGGTAATAAAAGTGATATCCATAGTTCTTTACGCATGCATTTTATTGCATACCATAGATGCCATTTATATGAGTCTAAAAAGTAAAAAAGCCAATGGCCCGGGCTACGCAAAAGACAAACGGGGAAGGGCAAGCAAATGGTACGCTCGTAACATGATGTTTTTGGGAAGTATTGTTTTTCTCTTTTTGGTGATACATTTCAAAGACTTTTGGTACCACTATAAGTTTGGAGAATTGCCTCTGGATGAAAATGGAAACAAAGATTTATATACCCTGGTCATTGCTGCATTTGACCAATTGTGGTACGTTATTTTGTATGTTGTAGCCATAATAGCCTTGGGGTATCATTTGTTGCATGGGGTCTTTAGTGCACATAGAACACTGGGCCTTTATCATCCTTTATACTCTAAAATAGTAAAGTTTTTAGGAATGGCATATGCCGTTATTATGACTGTTGGCTATGTTATAATACCTGTTTTTATTTATCTAAACCGTTAA
- a CDS encoding fumarate reductase/succinate dehydrogenase flavoprotein subunit, which translates to MENSLNTKIPEGPLSEKWNTYKKKAKLVSPNNRKKLEVIVVGTGLAGASAAASLAEMGYNVKSFCFQDSPRRAHSVAAQGGVNAAKNYKNDGDSVYRMFYDTLKGGDFRSREANTYRLAECSANLIDQATAQGVPFAREYSGYLRNRSFGGVQVSRTFYARGQTGQQLLLGSYQALMRQVNTGKVSLYARHEMLDLVLIEGKAKGIIARNLDTGNVERHGAHAVVLATGGFGKIYYLSTLAMGCNVSAIWRAHKKGAFMANPSWTQIHPTCLPQSGEYQSKLTLMSESLRNDGRIWVPKDKNETRKANDIPEDERDYYLERKYPAFGNLAPRDIASRSAKEQIDEGKGVGELKNAVYLDFSRALQEYGKDVIVERYGNLFSMYKKITDIDAYLEPMKISPAAHFSMGGLWVDYELMTTIPGLFAIGEANFSDHGANRLGANSLLQACVDGYFVLPYTLQNFLADEIKNPKTDINHPEFDKAEEAVKKQMEGFLATKGNKTAEEFHKVLGSELYDKCGLSRSKEGLEKAIESIRQLRKEFKENLIVPGDASEVNSELEKAGRVADYMEIAELMCVDALQREESCGAHFRIEYQTEEGEAKRDDAHFCYSSAWEWHKDPSTPILNKENLTFETVTPSVRSYK; encoded by the coding sequence ATGGAAAATTCTTTGAACACAAAAATACCGGAAGGACCACTTAGTGAAAAGTGGAATACGTATAAAAAGAAAGCTAAATTGGTAAGTCCCAATAACCGTAAAAAGCTGGAAGTTATTGTGGTAGGAACAGGTTTGGCAGGGGCTTCTGCCGCAGCTTCACTTGCGGAGATGGGCTATAATGTAAAGAGTTTTTGCTTTCAGGACTCTCCTAGAAGGGCCCATTCTGTGGCTGCACAGGGAGGTGTAAACGCAGCAAAGAATTATAAAAATGATGGGGATAGCGTGTACAGGATGTTTTATGATACCCTAAAGGGAGGTGATTTTCGCTCTCGGGAAGCAAACACGTATCGTCTTGCAGAATGTTCGGCTAATTTAATAGATCAAGCAACTGCCCAAGGTGTCCCTTTTGCAAGGGAATATAGTGGGTATCTTAGAAATCGTTCGTTTGGCGGTGTTCAGGTATCCAGAACCTTTTATGCAAGGGGCCAGACGGGGCAACAGTTATTATTAGGTTCTTATCAAGCTCTAATGCGGCAGGTTAATACCGGAAAAGTCAGCTTATACGCAAGACACGAAATGTTAGACCTTGTGCTTATTGAAGGTAAGGCCAAGGGGATTATCGCTAGAAATTTAGACACCGGAAATGTGGAGCGCCATGGAGCGCATGCCGTAGTACTCGCTACTGGAGGTTTTGGTAAAATCTATTATCTATCTACTTTGGCAATGGGCTGTAATGTCTCTGCCATCTGGCGGGCGCATAAAAAGGGAGCGTTTATGGCCAATCCCAGCTGGACACAAATTCACCCTACCTGTTTACCACAAAGCGGGGAATACCAGTCTAAACTCACTTTAATGTCGGAATCATTACGAAACGATGGCAGGATATGGGTGCCGAAGGATAAAAACGAAACCCGAAAAGCCAACGATATTCCGGAAGACGAACGCGATTATTATTTGGAACGGAAATATCCTGCTTTTGGAAATCTAGCCCCCAGGGATATCGCTTCCAGATCGGCTAAAGAACAAATAGACGAAGGAAAGGGTGTTGGGGAACTGAAAAACGCCGTTTACCTAGATTTTTCAAGGGCACTACAAGAATATGGAAAGGATGTTATTGTGGAACGCTACGGGAATTTGTTTTCGATGTACAAGAAAATAACCGACATAGATGCCTATTTGGAACCGATGAAAATTTCTCCCGCAGCCCATTTCTCTATGGGAGGGCTTTGGGTAGACTATGAGCTAATGACAACCATACCAGGACTTTTTGCCATTGGTGAGGCTAATTTTTCAGATCATGGCGCAAACAGATTGGGCGCTAATTCACTATTGCAAGCATGTGTAGATGGGTATTTTGTTTTGCCTTATACACTTCAGAATTTTCTTGCAGACGAAATTAAGAATCCCAAAACAGATATTAATCATCCTGAATTTGACAAGGCAGAAGAGGCCGTTAAAAAGCAGATGGAAGGGTTTCTTGCTACCAAGGGTAACAAAACTGCAGAAGAATTCCATAAGGTATTGGGAAGCGAACTTTATGATAAATGCGGTTTATCACGTTCTAAAGAAGGTCTTGAAAAAGCTATTGAAAGCATCAGACAATTACGAAAAGAATTTAAGGAGAATCTTATTGTACCCGGTGATGCTTCGGAAGTAAACAGTGAACTTGAAAAAGCCGGTAGGGTAGCGGATTATATGGAAATTGCGGAACTGATGTGCGTTGATGCACTGCAAAGAGAAGAATCTTGTGGTGCCCATTTCAGAATAGAATATCAAACCGAGGAAGGAGAAGCTAAAAGAGACGATGCTCATTTCTGCTATTCTTCTGCCTGGGAATGGCATAAGGACCCATCTACACCAATATTAAATAAAGAGAATTTGACCTTTGAAACTGTAACACCTTCCGTGCGAAGCTATAAATAA
- a CDS encoding succinate dehydrogenase/fumarate reductase iron-sulfur subunit has product MKIHLKIWRQKDSHSKGEIKEYTLDDVHQEMSFLEMLDTLNIKLVKKGERPVEFDHDCREGICGQCGVMINGIAHGPLKNTTTCQLHMRSFKDGDTIYVEPFKATAFPVVRDLKINRSSLDHIITSGGYVSVDTGQAPEANTIPIANEIAEAAFDSAACIGCGACVASCKNSSAALFTSAKITQLELLPQGQKETRKRVVAMVNQMEEESFGHCTNTEACQVECPEDISVLNIARMNYEYNKSKILN; this is encoded by the coding sequence ATGAAAATACACTTAAAAATATGGCGACAAAAGGATAGCCACAGTAAGGGAGAAATTAAAGAATATACTTTGGATGATGTTCACCAAGAAATGTCTTTTTTGGAGATGCTAGACACCCTGAATATAAAATTGGTTAAAAAAGGGGAGCGTCCCGTAGAGTTTGACCATGATTGTAGAGAAGGTATTTGTGGCCAATGCGGAGTCATGATAAACGGTATAGCCCACGGTCCTTTAAAAAACACCACTACCTGCCAGCTTCATATGCGTTCTTTTAAAGATGGAGATACCATATATGTAGAACCTTTTAAGGCAACCGCTTTTCCCGTAGTCAGAGACTTGAAAATCAATCGTTCTTCATTGGACCATATTATCACCTCGGGAGGTTATGTTTCCGTAGATACCGGTCAAGCTCCGGAGGCCAATACCATACCAATTGCCAACGAAATTGCAGAAGCTGCTTTTGACTCTGCTGCATGTATTGGTTGTGGCGCTTGTGTGGCAAGTTGTAAAAACTCTAGTGCAGCATTGTTTACTAGTGCTAAGATTACCCAATTGGAACTCTTGCCACAAGGTCAAAAAGAAACTAGGAAAAGGGTAGTGGCTATGGTAAATCAGATGGAGGAAGAAAGTTTTGGACATTGCACAAATACGGAGGCTTGCCAGGTAGAGTGTCCTGAAGATATTTCGGTACTGAATATCGCTCGGATGAATTACGAGTATAACAAGTCCAAAATACTAAACTAA
- a CDS encoding B12-binding domain-containing radical SAM protein, which yields MKDLLLITPPFTQLNTPYPATAYLKGFLNTKGISSFQLDLGIEVINTLFTRKELQFLFDSAFENKTIVSENCERIYGLRHAYLNSIDAVISFLQGKNETLARQICTDGFLPEASRFNQLDDLDWAFGTMGMQDKAKHLATLYLEDLSDFLVECIDPNFGFSRYAERLGRSANSFDELYEALQDDLSYIDTLTISTLHEHLTKVKPKLVCFSVPFPGNLFSAFRCAEYIKNNFPSIKIAMGGGFPNTELRSISDARVFSFFDFISLDDGELPVELLTNYCINNSKTELKRTFLLENGVVVYKNNSTKPDYKHSEVGTPDYSDLLLDTYISVIEVANPMHSLWSDGRWNKLTMAHGCYWGKCTFCDISLDYIKIYEPVAARILVDRMEEVIAQTKENGFHFVDEAAPPSLMKALALEILKRNLCVTWWANIRFEKNFTQDLCLLLKASGCIAISGGLEVASDRLLKLIDKGVTVEQVAQVTRNFTSANIMVHSYLMYGYPTQTIQETVDSLEMVRQLFQLGIIQSGFWHQFALTAHSPIGLAPHDYGIVPTYEDITFANNDVQFKDSTGIDHGIFSFGLKKSLFNFMHGIGFDMPIQDWFDFTIPQTQIEPYFIEDSLNTPVEFKVKPNAKIVWIGGEPNSKVITKTKRGKSWEMLSLTFYDKQETIAITLELEEGTWFLNQLPNLMPSADVLPSFKSLKTNFEKDFENFELFWFSKPINHLKKFGLLAV from the coding sequence TTGAAAGACCTTTTACTTATTACTCCACCTTTTACACAACTAAACACGCCGTACCCTGCAACGGCATATCTTAAAGGTTTTTTAAATACGAAAGGGATTTCTAGTTTTCAGTTAGACCTTGGTATTGAGGTCATTAATACGCTTTTTACTAGAAAAGAATTACAGTTTTTATTTGATAGTGCTTTTGAAAACAAAACTATTGTATCAGAAAATTGTGAGCGAATTTACGGGTTGCGCCATGCGTATTTAAATTCTATAGACGCGGTAATTTCATTTTTACAAGGTAAAAACGAAACTTTAGCAAGGCAGATTTGTACCGATGGATTTTTACCGGAAGCTTCTCGTTTTAATCAGTTAGACGATTTAGATTGGGCCTTTGGTACTATGGGTATGCAGGACAAAGCTAAACATTTGGCTACCTTGTATTTAGAAGATTTATCCGATTTTTTAGTAGAATGTATCGACCCTAATTTTGGCTTTAGCCGCTATGCAGAGCGATTAGGGCGTAGTGCAAACTCTTTTGATGAGTTGTATGAAGCATTGCAAGATGATCTATCTTATATAGATACACTTACGATTTCTACTTTGCATGAGCATTTAACCAAAGTAAAGCCAAAATTGGTATGTTTTTCGGTTCCTTTTCCTGGTAATTTATTTAGTGCTTTTAGATGTGCAGAATACATAAAAAACAATTTCCCTTCCATAAAAATTGCCATGGGCGGTGGCTTTCCTAATACCGAATTACGGTCTATTTCAGATGCGCGGGTTTTTAGTTTTTTTGACTTTATTAGTTTGGACGACGGAGAGTTACCTGTTGAATTATTGACGAATTATTGCATAAATAACTCAAAAACGGAGCTAAAACGCACCTTTTTACTAGAAAACGGTGTGGTTGTGTACAAAAACAATAGCACCAAACCGGATTATAAACATAGCGAAGTTGGCACACCAGATTACTCAGACCTACTGTTAGACACCTATATTTCCGTAATAGAGGTAGCAAACCCTATGCATAGCCTTTGGAGCGATGGCCGTTGGAACAAATTAACCATGGCACACGGCTGTTATTGGGGAAAATGTACTTTCTGTGATATTTCTTTAGATTACATCAAGATTTATGAGCCTGTTGCAGCGCGTATTTTGGTAGACCGGATGGAGGAAGTTATTGCGCAAACTAAAGAAAACGGTTTTCATTTTGTAGATGAAGCAGCACCGCCATCTTTAATGAAAGCTTTGGCTTTAGAGATTTTAAAAAGAAATCTTTGTGTTACCTGGTGGGCGAATATTAGGTTTGAGAAAAATTTCACCCAAGACCTGTGTTTGCTCTTAAAAGCATCTGGTTGTATTGCAATTTCGGGAGGTTTAGAAGTAGCCTCTGATCGGTTATTGAAATTGATAGATAAAGGGGTTACTGTAGAACAAGTAGCGCAGGTTACACGCAATTTTACCAGCGCTAATATTATGGTGCATAGTTACCTAATGTATGGCTATCCTACTCAGACCATTCAAGAAACGGTAGATAGCTTAGAAATGGTCAGGCAGTTGTTTCAGTTGGGTATCATTCAATCTGGTTTTTGGCATCAATTTGCGTTAACTGCGCATAGCCCAATAGGGTTAGCTCCCCATGATTATGGTATTGTACCTACTTATGAAGATATTACTTTTGCAAACAACGATGTTCAGTTTAAAGATAGTACCGGTATTGACCATGGTATATTTAGTTTTGGGCTGAAAAAATCACTTTTTAATTTTATGCACGGTATTGGCTTTGATATGCCTATACAAGATTGGTTTGATTTTACCATTCCCCAAACTCAAATTGAACCTTATTTTATTGAAGATTCATTAAATACCCCTGTTGAATTTAAGGTTAAGCCTAACGCTAAAATTGTTTGGATAGGTGGCGAACCTAATTCCAAAGTCATTACAAAAACAAAACGAGGAAAATCTTGGGAGATGCTAAGCCTTACGTTTTACGATAAACAAGAAACTATTGCCATTACCCTAGAGTTAGAAGAGGGAACGTGGTTTTTAAATCAGCTTCCTAATCTTATGCCCTCGGCAGATGTTTTACCTTCTTTTAAAAGCTTAAAAACGAATTTTGAAAAAGACTTTGAGAATTTTGAACTTTTTTGGTTCTCTAAACCAATAAACCATTTAAAGAAATTTGGTTTGTTAGCGGTGTAA
- a CDS encoding YgiQ family radical SAM protein, whose translation MQTNKLTDWLPTTNKEVKIRGWEELDVILFSGDAYVDHPSFGPAVIGRILESYGLKVAIVPQPSVTDDLQDFTKLGTPKLFFGVTGGCMDPMVSNYTASKKRRDKDAYTPNGDKGFRPDYATSVYSSILKDKFPDVPVLIGGIEASLRRVTHYDYWSDKLMPSILETSKADMLVYGMGEQPLREVVKLLQKGVPFSSLRTIKQTAFLVHKDESIPKNKNWEDVEIVSHEVCLKDKKKFASNFKIIEQESNKLKARRIFQGVKDRTLVINPPYPTMTEKEIDASFDLPYTRLPHPKYNKRGPIPAFEMIKTSINIHRGCFGGCSFCTISAHQGKFIASRSKESVLREVDKVANMPDFKGYLSDIGGPSANMYQMKGKVQSICDKCVAPSCISPVICSNLDTSHKPLTELYQAVDKHPKIKKSFIGSGIRHDMLVPEFNKNADPQELDDYTEEVMTKHISGRLKVAPEHTSDPVLKLMRKPSFQYFHKFKERFDKINIKKNLKLQLIPYFISNHPACEVEDMANLAAETKDMGFQLEQVQGFTPTPMTVATVIYYSGYHPYTLKPTKTPKSKKEKDEQHRFFFWYKKSNKDWIRNTLNKLGRKDLVDVLVPEKENKTWKSVKPVAVKNTFDDAIPSSHSRQKSSHRSKKKRR comes from the coding sequence ATGCAAACCAACAAACTTACAGATTGGCTACCAACTACGAACAAAGAAGTTAAAATTCGGGGTTGGGAGGAATTAGATGTTATTCTATTTAGCGGAGACGCTTATGTAGACCACCCGTCATTTGGGCCAGCTGTAATTGGTCGTATTTTAGAAAGTTATGGCTTAAAAGTGGCTATTGTTCCGCAACCAAGTGTGACCGATGATTTGCAGGATTTTACAAAGTTAGGAACACCAAAATTGTTTTTTGGCGTTACTGGTGGTTGTATGGATCCTATGGTAAGCAATTATACAGCAAGTAAAAAACGTAGAGATAAAGATGCCTATACACCAAATGGTGATAAAGGATTTAGACCTGATTATGCTACATCTGTTTATTCTAGTATTTTAAAAGATAAGTTTCCTGATGTTCCTGTTTTAATAGGGGGAATTGAAGCTTCGCTGCGGCGGGTTACTCACTATGATTATTGGAGCGATAAGCTAATGCCAAGTATACTAGAAACTTCCAAAGCAGATATGTTGGTTTATGGTATGGGTGAACAACCCTTACGAGAAGTGGTTAAGCTATTGCAAAAAGGAGTGCCTTTTTCTAGCTTAAGAACCATAAAACAAACTGCTTTTTTAGTACATAAAGATGAGTCCATTCCTAAAAATAAAAATTGGGAAGATGTAGAAATTGTATCGCATGAAGTCTGTTTAAAGGATAAGAAAAAGTTTGCCTCTAATTTTAAAATTATAGAGCAAGAATCTAATAAACTTAAAGCAAGACGAATTTTTCAAGGGGTAAAAGACAGAACGTTGGTCATCAATCCACCATACCCAACAATGACCGAAAAAGAAATTGATGCTTCTTTTGATTTGCCCTACACACGATTGCCACATCCAAAATATAATAAGCGTGGGCCAATTCCCGCGTTTGAAATGATCAAAACTTCTATTAACATTCACCGGGGTTGTTTTGGAGGTTGTAGTTTTTGTACAATTTCTGCACATCAAGGAAAATTTATAGCTAGTAGAAGTAAAGAATCTGTATTAAGAGAAGTAGACAAGGTCGCTAATATGCCTGATTTTAAAGGCTACCTATCAGATATTGGAGGTCCTTCTGCTAATATGTATCAAATGAAAGGGAAAGTACAATCCATTTGCGATAAATGTGTTGCTCCTTCATGTATTTCACCTGTAATATGTAGCAATTTAGACACTTCTCATAAACCGCTAACCGAATTATACCAGGCTGTAGATAAGCACCCTAAAATAAAAAAATCATTTATTGGAAGTGGTATTCGTCATGATATGTTGGTTCCTGAATTTAATAAAAATGCAGACCCACAAGAATTAGATGATTATACGGAAGAGGTGATGACAAAACATATTTCTGGACGTTTAAAAGTCGCACCAGAACACACGTCTGACCCAGTTTTAAAGTTGATGCGCAAACCTTCCTTTCAATATTTTCATAAGTTTAAAGAGCGTTTTGACAAAATCAATATTAAGAAGAACTTAAAACTTCAGCTTATTCCTTACTTTATATCAAACCATCCGGCTTGTGAAGTAGAAGATATGGCAAACCTAGCTGCGGAAACTAAGGATATGGGCTTTCAGTTAGAGCAAGTACAAGGCTTCACTCCTACTCCTATGACGGTTGCAACGGTTATTTATTATAGTGGTTATCATCCTTATACTTTAAAACCTACTAAAACCCCAAAATCCAAAAAAGAGAAGGATGAACAACACCGTTTCTTCTTTTGGTATAAAAAAAGTAATAAAGATTGGATTAGAAATACTTTAAATAAGTTGGGCAGAAAAGATTTAGTAGATGTTTTAGTTCCTGAAAAAGAAAATAAGACTTGGAAAAGCGTTAAACCTGTAGCCGTTAAAAATACGTTTGATGATGCCATTCCTTCCAGTCATTCACGTCAAAAAAGCAGCCACAGGTCTAAAAAGAAGCGGCGCTAA
- a CDS encoding Dps family protein — METLELKLGLSQDYRMDVSGKLNFLLADFQIYYMNLRGLHWNAKGRRFFMLHEKFEELYNETNDVVDEIAERILSIGEKPLHTFDDYLQSKTIRVTKNISDGDLAVNSILDNLNELLIQERNILEIASENNDEGTASLMSDLIAGQEKLIWMLTAYLS; from the coding sequence ATGGAAACCTTAGAATTAAAGTTAGGATTAAGTCAAGATTATAGAATGGATGTTTCAGGGAAATTGAACTTTCTTTTAGCAGATTTTCAAATTTATTATATGAACCTAAGAGGTTTGCATTGGAATGCTAAAGGGCGAAGATTTTTTATGTTACATGAAAAGTTTGAAGAACTTTATAATGAGACTAATGATGTGGTTGATGAAATAGCAGAGCGAATTCTGTCAATAGGCGAAAAACCATTACATACTTTTGATGATTATTTGCAAAGCAAAACTATTAGAGTCACTAAGAATATTTCTGATGGGGACCTTGCTGTCAATTCAATATTAGATAACCTAAATGAACTATTAATTCAAGAACGGAATATTTTAGAAATTGCTTCGGAAAATAACGATGAAGGCACAGCTTCTTTAATGAGTGATTTAATTGCAGGTCAAGAAAAATTAATCTGGATGCTAACTGCTTATCTAAGTTAA